The Christiangramia flava JLT2011 genome has a segment encoding these proteins:
- a CDS encoding YheT family hydrolase: MPIIRSTYNPKGIFRNPDISTIYAATLRQVPDPGFEKERLELSDGDFLDLEWSRVFGSKKIIILLHGLAGNANRPYMKGMARIFNLHGWTALALNLRGCSMEMNRKFRSYHAGASDDLAEVVLHVLHLKQFDKIAICGFSLGGNISLKYLGENRSIPKEIIGGAAISVPCDLAGSLGAINRMRNFIYSSRFERNLKQNLLQRAEKFPEYISKDTIKACNSLRDIDELYTSRAHGFENAADYYDKSSSLQFLENLQRPALILNAKNDSFLSPSCYPQHLAENSAELFLETPEHGGHVGFVLPGTHFYHEKRCLEFLNSL; the protein is encoded by the coding sequence ATGCCCATTATTCGGTCAACCTATAACCCGAAAGGGATTTTCAGGAATCCTGATATTTCCACGATCTATGCCGCTACCTTGCGCCAGGTTCCCGATCCGGGATTTGAAAAAGAGCGTCTCGAACTTAGTGACGGCGATTTCCTGGACCTCGAATGGAGCAGGGTTTTCGGAAGCAAAAAGATCATTATACTGCTTCACGGGCTGGCCGGGAATGCCAACCGACCTTACATGAAGGGAATGGCACGCATTTTTAATCTGCACGGCTGGACTGCCTTAGCCTTGAATTTGCGCGGCTGCAGTATGGAGATGAACCGAAAATTCCGAAGTTATCATGCCGGCGCCAGCGATGACCTTGCGGAAGTAGTGCTCCACGTACTGCATTTAAAACAATTTGACAAAATAGCCATTTGCGGTTTCAGTCTCGGCGGAAACATCAGCCTGAAATATCTTGGTGAAAACCGAAGTATTCCGAAGGAAATAATTGGCGGGGCGGCAATTTCAGTCCCCTGTGACCTTGCGGGTTCGCTGGGCGCCATCAATCGTATGAGAAATTTTATCTACTCCAGCCGTTTTGAAAGAAACCTGAAACAAAACCTGCTGCAGCGGGCAGAAAAATTTCCCGAATACATTTCCAAAGACACCATCAAAGCCTGTAACTCCCTTCGTGACATCGATGAACTCTATACTTCGCGAGCACATGGTTTCGAGAACGCAGCTGACTATTACGACAAGTCCAGCTCGCTTCAGTTCCTGGAAAACCTGCAGCGACCAGCCCTGATCCTGAATGCCAAAAATGACAGTTTTTTATCGCCTTCATGTTACCCGCAGCACCTTGCAGAAAATTCCGCAGAACTATTTTTGGAGACCCCGGAACATGGCGGGCACGTAGGATTCGTGCTTCCCGGAACTCATTTTTACCATGAGAAAAGGTGCCTGGAATTTCTGAATTCGCTGTAA
- a CDS encoding acyl-CoA thioesterase has protein sequence MYSKQFEVRWSDLDANRHLANSAYMNFMSHTRMGFLMENGFGQKELAAYNLGPVVFYESIYYFKEIFGGQPVTVSLELKGLSEDGMYFEFVHNMYDYKGRHCASCEMMGAWIDLKARKLTALPKELYQKFDSIEHSADFRVLTSKDTRAHGRMPQDLSAEELQNI, from the coding sequence ATGTACAGCAAGCAATTTGAAGTTCGTTGGAGCGATCTTGACGCTAACCGACATCTGGCCAATTCGGCTTATATGAATTTTATGAGTCATACCCGTATGGGTTTTTTAATGGAAAATGGCTTCGGTCAAAAAGAACTGGCCGCTTACAATCTCGGGCCGGTAGTCTTTTACGAAAGTATTTATTATTTCAAGGAGATCTTCGGGGGGCAGCCGGTTACGGTAAGCCTGGAGCTGAAAGGCCTTTCTGAAGATGGAATGTACTTCGAGTTTGTTCATAATATGTACGATTATAAAGGCCGTCATTGTGCCTCCTGCGAAATGATGGGCGCCTGGATCGATCTGAAAGCCCGTAAACTGACGGCATTACCAAAGGAGCTGTATCAAAAGTTCGATTCGATTGAACATTCAGCAGATTTCAGAGTGCTTACCAGTAAAGATACCCGGGCGCATGGAAGAATGCCGCAGGATCTCAGCGCGGAAGAACTTCAGAATATATAA
- a CDS encoding DMT family transporter — MANNRILALLAAFGASAIYGINHTIAKGVMPLYIEPFGFILLRVSGAAILFWLLSFFAPKEKIANSDWPRIVGCAIFGMVINMLFFFKGLSMSTPINSSVIITLSPVMVLILAAILIGERITLLKSLGIIIGLAGALVLILFSKETGGNGENIPLGNMLFIVNAFSYGLYLILVKPLTQKYHSITLMKWLFLIAIFINLPVTYSEFVAVDWANLPFDAIWKLSYVVLGTTFMTYLLNIYALKQLSAATISAFIYLQPLIAISFAIAVGADELNMTKAIAALLVFVGVYMVSIKKKSKKAAVTD, encoded by the coding sequence ATGGCTAACAACCGGATCCTGGCTTTGCTTGCAGCATTCGGTGCGAGCGCTATCTACGGCATCAACCACACGATCGCCAAAGGTGTCATGCCGCTATATATTGAGCCATTCGGCTTCATATTGCTGCGCGTAAGCGGGGCCGCCATCCTATTCTGGCTTCTCAGTTTTTTCGCTCCTAAAGAAAAGATCGCGAACAGTGACTGGCCCAGAATTGTAGGTTGCGCCATTTTCGGGATGGTGATCAACATGCTGTTTTTTTTCAAGGGACTGAGCATGTCAACACCAATCAATAGCTCGGTGATCATCACGCTTTCTCCGGTGATGGTGCTGATCCTTGCTGCCATTCTTATAGGAGAACGCATTACGCTGCTAAAAAGCCTTGGAATCATCATAGGACTTGCCGGCGCACTGGTATTGATCCTTTTCAGCAAAGAAACTGGTGGAAATGGGGAGAATATTCCGCTTGGAAATATGCTTTTTATCGTCAATGCCTTTTCCTACGGGCTTTACCTCATACTGGTAAAACCGCTGACGCAGAAATACCATTCCATTACCCTGATGAAATGGTTGTTCTTAATTGCCATTTTCATCAATCTGCCCGTAACCTATTCTGAATTTGTCGCGGTAGACTGGGCGAACCTCCCATTCGATGCGATCTGGAAGCTAAGCTATGTGGTTTTGGGCACAACATTCATGACCTATTTGCTGAATATTTATGCGCTAAAGCAGCTTTCAGCTGCCACCATCAGCGCTTTTATCTATTTGCAACCGCTCATCGCCATCAGTTTTGCGATCGCTGTGGGTGCCGACGAACTCAATATGACCAAAGCCATTGCGGCACTACTGGTTTTTGTGGGAGTGTATATGGTTAGCATCAAGAAAAAATCAAAAAAAGCCGCGGTGACTGATTAG